From the Natrarchaeobaculum aegyptiacum genome, one window contains:
- a CDS encoding DUF3368 domain-containing protein: MGDDNLIVADTSPLLNLALIDRLEFVRNQFSTVEVPEQVWTELMDGVNGVETLRTAHNDGVLEIVPVEKTPLFEEFRRNLDVGEAATLAYAIDTNADLVLLDERDARQTARRHGLEMTGVIGILLREFGGEPDALRTELDRLRSAGFWISESLYETAIERARN, translated from the coding sequence ATGGGCGACGATAATCTGATCGTTGCGGATACATCGCCCCTTTTAAACCTCGCGTTGATCGACCGACTCGAGTTCGTCCGTAATCAGTTTTCGACGGTCGAGGTTCCAGAACAGGTCTGGACTGAGCTGATGGATGGCGTCAATGGCGTCGAGACGCTCCGTACCGCCCACAACGACGGAGTGCTCGAAATCGTCCCGGTCGAGAAAACACCACTCTTCGAAGAATTTCGACGGAATCTCGACGTCGGAGAGGCAGCAACACTTGCATACGCGATCGACACGAACGCGGATCTCGTACTGCTCGATGAGCGTGACGCACGCCAGACTGCCCGACGCCACGGGCTCGAGATGACAGGTGTGATCGGCATACTCCTGCGCGAGTTTGGAGGGGAGCCAGACGCGTTACGGACGGAACTCGATCGACTCCGGAGTGCGGGGTTCTGGATCTCCGAAAGCCTGTATGAGACTGCCATCGAGCGTGCCAGAAACTAA
- a CDS encoding UPF0175 family protein: protein MRTIEVPADVYDSVSVPEGEREDVLRQELALSLYRERMLSFGKARELAGMSHREFQRLLGEREVERHYTDDELAEDLEYGRR from the coding sequence ATGCGGACGATCGAGGTTCCAGCGGACGTGTACGACTCAGTCTCCGTTCCAGAAGGTGAACGGGAAGACGTACTCAGACAGGAGCTAGCACTGTCGTTGTATCGAGAACGAATGCTCTCGTTCGGAAAGGCGCGAGAACTCGCCGGGATGTCCCACCGGGAGTTCCAGCGGCTCCTCGGCGAGCGCGAGGTCGAGCGCCACTACACTGACGACGAACTGGCAGAAGACCTCGAGTATGGGCGACGATAA